In the Anguilla anguilla isolate fAngAng1 chromosome 7, fAngAng1.pri, whole genome shotgun sequence genome, one interval contains:
- the LOC118232117 gene encoding carbohydrate sulfotransferase 11 isoform X3: MRRSPFVADVCCPKSSRNALQELYSPTQSEYSGAAFLHQARRDQVAETCRTHGASSRKRRVLTPADLRHLVVDEEHELIYCYVPKVACTNWKRVMMVMTGRGKYTNPMEIPSNQAHVPSNLKTLNQYSIPEINHRLKSFLKFLFVREPFERLVSAYRNKFTLKYNTSFHKRFGTKIVRRYRKNATLEALQSGADVRFPEFAEYLVDPATLKEGPLNEHWETVHSLCHPCHIRYDLVGKYETLEEDSNYVLRLAGVGDRLRFPTYAKSTRTTDQMAAQFFQNISGRQRAQLYQLYKLDFLMFNYSVPSYLNVQ; the protein is encoded by the exons ATGCGTAGGAGTCCATTCGTTGCGGATGTGTGCTGTCCAAAAAGCTCCCGGAACGCACTGCAGGAACTCTACAGCCCCACACAG tcggAATATTCGGGAGCGGCGTTCCTGCACCAGGCCCGGCGGGATCAGGTTGCAGAGACGTGTCGGACGCACGGCGCCTCCAGCAGGAAGCGTCGGGTACTGACCCCCGCTGACCTCAGGCACCTGGTGGTGGACGAGGAACACGAGCTGATCTACTGCTACGTGCCCAAAGTGGCCTGCACCAACTGGAAGCGGGTCATGATGGTCATGACGGGGCGGGGCAAGTACACCAACCCCATGGAGATCCCGTCCAATCAGGCGCACGTCCCCTCCAACCTCAAGACGCTCAACCAGTACAGCATCCCCGAGATCAACCACCGGCTCAAGAGCTTCCTCAAGTTCCTGTTCGTGCGCGAGCCCTTCGAGAGGCTGGTCTCGGCCTACCGCAACAAGTTCACCCTCAAGTACAACACCTCCTTCCACAAGCGCTTCGGCACCAAGATCGTGCGCCGCTACCGCAAGAACGCCACGCTGGAGGCCCTGCAGTCCGGGGCGGACGTCCGCTTCCCCGAGTTCGCCGAGTACCTGGTGGACCCGGCCACCCTGAAGGAGGGCCCCCTGAACGAGCACTGGGAGACGGTGCACTCGCTCTGCCACCCCTGCCACATCCGCTACGACCTGGTGGGCAAGTACGAGACCCTGGAGGAGGACTCCAACTACGTCCTGAGGCTGGCGGGCGTGGGCGACCGCCTGCGCTTCCCCACCTACGCCAAGTCCACCCGCACCACCGACCAGATGGCGGCCCAGTTCTTCCAGAACATCAGCGGACGCCAGCGAGCTCAGCTCTACCAGCTGTACAAGCTGGACTTCCTGATGTTCAACTACTCCGTGCCAAGCTACCTGAACGTTCAGTGA
- the LOC118232117 gene encoding carbohydrate sulfotransferase 11 isoform X2, whose translation MKQVLLELTRMSRICRMVLATCLGSFILVIFYFQIMRRSPFVADVCCPKSSRNALQELYSPTQSEYSGAAFLHQARRDQVAETCRTHGASSRKRRVLTPADLRHLVVDEEHELIYCYVPKVACTNWKRVMMVMTGRGKYTNPMEIPSNQAHVPSNLKTLNQYSIPEINHRLKSFLKFLFVREPFERLVSAYRNKFTLKYNTSFHKRFGTKIVRRYRKNATLEALQSGADVRFPEFAEYLVDPATLKEGPLNEHWETVHSLCHPCHIRYDLVGKYETLEEDSNYVLRLAGVGDRLRFPTYAKSTRTTDQMAAQFFQNISGRQRAQLYQLYKLDFLMFNYSVPSYLNVQ comes from the exons TCATGCGTAGGAGTCCATTCGTTGCGGATGTGTGCTGTCCAAAAAGCTCCCGGAACGCACTGCAGGAACTCTACAGCCCCACACAG tcggAATATTCGGGAGCGGCGTTCCTGCACCAGGCCCGGCGGGATCAGGTTGCAGAGACGTGTCGGACGCACGGCGCCTCCAGCAGGAAGCGTCGGGTACTGACCCCCGCTGACCTCAGGCACCTGGTGGTGGACGAGGAACACGAGCTGATCTACTGCTACGTGCCCAAAGTGGCCTGCACCAACTGGAAGCGGGTCATGATGGTCATGACGGGGCGGGGCAAGTACACCAACCCCATGGAGATCCCGTCCAATCAGGCGCACGTCCCCTCCAACCTCAAGACGCTCAACCAGTACAGCATCCCCGAGATCAACCACCGGCTCAAGAGCTTCCTCAAGTTCCTGTTCGTGCGCGAGCCCTTCGAGAGGCTGGTCTCGGCCTACCGCAACAAGTTCACCCTCAAGTACAACACCTCCTTCCACAAGCGCTTCGGCACCAAGATCGTGCGCCGCTACCGCAAGAACGCCACGCTGGAGGCCCTGCAGTCCGGGGCGGACGTCCGCTTCCCCGAGTTCGCCGAGTACCTGGTGGACCCGGCCACCCTGAAGGAGGGCCCCCTGAACGAGCACTGGGAGACGGTGCACTCGCTCTGCCACCCCTGCCACATCCGCTACGACCTGGTGGGCAAGTACGAGACCCTGGAGGAGGACTCCAACTACGTCCTGAGGCTGGCGGGCGTGGGCGACCGCCTGCGCTTCCCCACCTACGCCAAGTCCACCCGCACCACCGACCAGATGGCGGCCCAGTTCTTCCAGAACATCAGCGGACGCCAGCGAGCTCAGCTCTACCAGCTGTACAAGCTGGACTTCCTGATGTTCAACTACTCCGTGCCAAGCTACCTGAACGTTCAGTGA